The proteins below come from a single Cylindrospermopsis raciborskii Cr2010 genomic window:
- a CDS encoding SRPBCC family protein yields the protein MTQLLQQSIQINAPATLVEQCLTDLHLMHQWLNPLLRCEPLGEVWTTEIGSRSRFMIQIPGIKPTLNVVVIERQPGLIVWGFKGFFQGSDRWECQPLSQGTLLINSFEFKIPNPIISWGFNTFAASWTKSDMRSQLVRFKNVAEGLAKSPKYAL from the coding sequence ATGACCCAACTTTTACAACAGTCAATTCAAATTAATGCTCCTGCTACATTAGTAGAACAATGTTTAACCGACTTGCATTTAATGCACCAATGGTTAAATCCCCTCCTTCGCTGTGAACCCCTAGGGGAGGTTTGGACCACAGAAATTGGCAGTCGCAGTCGTTTTATGATTCAAATCCCAGGAATTAAACCCACTCTCAATGTGGTGGTCATTGAAAGACAACCAGGACTTATTGTCTGGGGTTTTAAGGGGTTCTTTCAAGGGAGCGATCGCTGGGAATGTCAACCTCTAAGTCAAGGCACATTATTGATTAATTCCTTTGAATTTAAAATACCCAATCCCATTATCAGTTGGGGATTTAACACTTTTGCTGCATCCTGGACCAAATCGGATATGCGGTCACAGTTAGTCCGGTTTAAAAATGTTGCC
- the larC gene encoding nickel pincer cofactor biosynthesis protein LarC translates to MSKIAYFQCPTGISGDMCLGAFVSLGVPVNYLLEKLGGLGIDQEYELESELVHRQTQQATKIHVNLTSYHHDHDHNHHHHHGRHLPEIEKMILAANLPTRAADWSLAVFRQLAVAEGAVHGIAPEKVHFHEVGAVDAIVDIVGTCLSLDWLGIDSDETGLPLVYCSAFPTGGGTVRAAHGRMPVPVPAVLKLWEMTNSPVYSNGIDRELVTPTGAAIATTLARSFGSPPPMVLKQVGLGAGSLDLPIPNILRIWLGETSPDPLHIHKLQVNDGDPHGQGEETICVLETQIDDLSPQAIGYVFEALFAAGAVDVFTQSIGMKKSRPGILLSAICHPENLTGCQEVIFRETTTLGIRYTTQQRRILQRDMQTVQTPYGQVAVKVAWQGKTSQKVITNVQPEYEDCANLARQHHLPWREIQRLALHHWYASQP, encoded by the coding sequence ATGAGTAAAATTGCCTATTTTCAATGTCCTACGGGAATATCTGGTGATATGTGTTTGGGCGCTTTCGTAAGTTTGGGTGTTCCTGTCAACTACTTACTGGAAAAACTTGGGGGTTTGGGGATTGACCAGGAATATGAATTGGAAAGCGAGTTAGTTCATCGTCAAACTCAACAAGCTACTAAAATCCATGTCAACCTAACCAGTTACCATCATGATCACGATCATAATCACCATCATCACCATGGTCGTCATCTACCAGAAATAGAAAAGATGATCCTCGCAGCTAATCTACCCACAAGAGCAGCTGACTGGAGTTTAGCTGTATTCCGCCAATTAGCAGTAGCAGAAGGCGCAGTACATGGCATTGCACCTGAAAAAGTTCACTTTCATGAAGTTGGTGCTGTTGATGCAATTGTGGATATTGTGGGAACCTGTTTGAGTTTAGACTGGTTAGGAATAGACAGTGATGAAACTGGGCTACCCTTAGTCTATTGTTCAGCCTTTCCTACGGGGGGGGGAACGGTTAGAGCTGCTCATGGTAGAATGCCAGTTCCCGTACCCGCAGTGTTAAAGTTATGGGAAATGACCAATTCTCCCGTCTATAGTAATGGTATTGACAGAGAACTAGTTACACCAACAGGAGCAGCGATCGCCACTACTTTGGCGAGGAGTTTTGGTTCACCTCCACCGATGGTGTTGAAGCAGGTGGGATTGGGTGCTGGTTCTCTGGATTTACCCATTCCTAATATACTACGCATTTGGCTAGGTGAAACTTCCCCAGATCCTTTACATATTCACAAGTTACAGGTGAATGATGGGGATCCTCATGGACAAGGGGAAGAGACAATTTGTGTTTTAGAGACCCAAATAGATGATTTGAGTCCCCAAGCTATAGGTTATGTTTTTGAAGCTTTGTTTGCTGCTGGTGCGGTAGATGTGTTTACCCAATCTATAGGTATGAAAAAATCACGTCCGGGAATTTTACTAAGTGCAATTTGTCATCCGGAAAATCTGACTGGTTGTCAGGAGGTGATATTTAGGGAAACTACCACCTTGGGTATTCGTTATACTACTCAACAACGCCGTATTTTACAAAGAGATATGCAAACGGTGCAAACTCCCTATGGTCAAGTTGCTGTAAAGGTGGCTTGGCAAGGTAAAACGTCACAAAAGGTCATTACTAATGTACAACCTGAATATGAAGACTGTGCCAATCTAGCTAGACAGCATCATCTCCCTTGGCGTGAAATCCAACGCTTGGCCTTACACCATTGGTATGCGAGCCAACCCTAA
- a CDS encoding L-threonylcarbamoyladenylate synthase, with protein sequence MARILEIHPDNPQNRRIEDIRLALSGGAVMLYPTDTVYAIGCDLNAKSAVERVKKIKRLANDKPLTFLCPSLSRVATYAFVSDIAYRIMKSLIPGPYTFLLPATKLVPRLVQNPKRKTTGIRVPNHHLCLALLESLGNPIISTSAHLPLYDMDDLNVDIDIHPSKMDLFDRLDSLVDIIIDTGEEPKNQVSTILDLTDNQPIITRKGMGWEAVAAWI encoded by the coding sequence ATGGCTAGAATTTTGGAAATTCATCCTGATAACCCACAAAATCGTCGGATAGAGGATATAAGGTTGGCACTTTCTGGTGGTGCTGTTATGCTTTATCCCACTGATACGGTTTATGCCATCGGTTGCGATTTAAATGCCAAGTCAGCTGTAGAAAGAGTTAAGAAAATTAAGCGGTTGGCCAATGATAAACCATTAACCTTCCTATGTCCTTCTCTTTCTCGCGTAGCTACTTATGCCTTTGTCAGTGATATAGCTTATCGGATTATGAAATCCTTGATACCAGGTCCCTACACTTTTTTGTTGCCTGCTACCAAGTTAGTACCGCGATTGGTACAAAATCCTAAGCGTAAAACCACGGGGATTCGAGTGCCAAATCACCACCTGTGTTTGGCCTTACTAGAATCTTTGGGGAATCCCATTATCTCTACTTCGGCGCATTTACCCCTTTATGATATGGATGACCTAAATGTAGATATTGACATACACCCATCTAAGATGGACCTGTTTGACCGTTTAGATAGCTTGGTAGATATTATTATAGACACGGGTGAGGAACCCAAGAATCAGGTATCTACTATTTTAGACTTGACGGATAATCAACCTATTATAACAAGAAAAGGAATGGGTTGGGAAGCAGTAGCAGCTTGGATATAA
- a CDS encoding HetZ-related protein: MKANPVNLPNFRPALDGDSQDSPLASSKTLVQLLSEEIESQVKASSGCIQAVVNRITKEVERICDKSSRIQTSGQVKSWQATLAKHRLQKCLRYYQLGSRQGRVELHSSLGAIVYRHVTTAGSELGFEARYNLIEDFLQAFYIEAIKAFRRENELAEDYTPRTQLELAEYMAFTEQYAKRRINLPGGANQQLIVLRAQGFARRQPQETTVDIEMAVDSAKTEEAESYQRNLAVQQIRSQMVAKPTFDPSEESERDRVITELMKYLQSQGQADCMNYLSLKLQDLSAPEIDQILGLTSRQRDYLQQRFKYHVEKFAKQHHWQLVHQWLGAGLEHKLGLSSQQWDLFWNQLTEQQQQIFQLKTTMENDQAIAKAVQCTPKQLQKRWTQMLELAWAIRNGNMEVKTC, from the coding sequence ATGAAAGCTAACCCCGTTAATCTGCCAAATTTTAGACCCGCTCTTGATGGTGACTCTCAAGACTCACCACTTGCTAGTTCCAAAACCTTAGTACAGCTCCTATCTGAGGAAATCGAGTCTCAAGTTAAGGCTTCCTCTGGATGTATACAAGCTGTTGTAAATCGCATAACTAAGGAAGTAGAAAGAATTTGTGATAAAAGTTCCCGTATTCAAACTTCTGGACAAGTTAAGTCTTGGCAGGCTACTTTAGCTAAACATCGCTTACAAAAATGCCTACGTTATTATCAATTGGGTTCAAGACAAGGAAGAGTAGAGTTACATAGTAGTTTAGGTGCAATTGTATATCGTCACGTCACTACAGCTGGATCTGAACTAGGTTTTGAAGCCCGTTATAATCTAATTGAAGATTTTTTACAAGCATTTTATATTGAGGCCATTAAAGCCTTTCGTCGGGAAAACGAATTAGCAGAAGATTATACACCACGCACTCAACTGGAATTAGCTGAGTATATGGCATTTACAGAGCAGTATGCTAAACGTCGAATTAATTTGCCCGGTGGAGCTAATCAACAGTTAATTGTGCTGCGAGCCCAGGGTTTTGCTCGTCGTCAACCCCAGGAAACAACGGTTGATATTGAAATGGCTGTGGATTCAGCTAAAACAGAAGAAGCGGAATCTTATCAGCGTAATTTGGCAGTTCAGCAAATTCGCTCCCAAATGGTTGCTAAGCCCACCTTTGACCCCTCTGAAGAGTCAGAACGAGACCGGGTAATTACTGAGTTGATGAAGTATCTTCAATCTCAGGGTCAAGCGGACTGTATGAATTATTTGTCTTTGAAACTTCAGGATCTATCCGCACCAGAAATCGATCAAATTTTGGGACTAACCAGTCGTCAGCGCGATTATTTACAACAAAGATTTAAATACCACGTTGAAAAGTTCGCTAAACAACATCATTGGCAATTGGTACATCAATGGTTGGGAGCTGGACTAGAACATAAGCTGGGTTTATCCTCTCAACAATGGGATCTTTTCTGGAATCAATTGACTGAACAACAACAACAAATCTTTCAACTTAAAACCACTATGGAAAATGATCAGGCGATCGCCAAGGCTGTGCAATGTACTCCTAAGCAGTTACAAAAGCGATGGACTCAAATGTTGGAATTGGCCTGGGCTATACGTAATGGAAATATGGAAGTTAAGACTTGTTGA
- a CDS encoding DUF751 family protein has translation MFDGFWNNVFRYPRYLVTIVLGLLVNTFDPLIPLLKRPGTLLAIIGLFVGGFFFLTLTLRAMLGLSAI, from the coding sequence ATGTTTGACGGATTCTGGAATAACGTATTTCGCTACCCCCGCTACCTGGTGACTATAGTCTTAGGTCTGCTAGTTAATACATTTGACCCTCTAATTCCACTTTTAAAACGTCCAGGTACACTACTGGCGATTATAGGTCTGTTTGTGGGAGGGTTCTTCTTCCTCACCCTAACTCTCCGAGCTATGTTGGGACTGAGTGCAATCTAA
- the rbfA gene encoding 30S ribosome-binding factor RbfA, whose translation MATNRRVSRVAELIKREVSQMLIHGIKDDRVGVGMVSVTDVDVSGDLQHAKIFVSIYGTEEAKAETMAGLKSATGYVRSELGARVRLRRTPEVIFVEDHSLERGTKVLNLLNQLQQKREDSHQD comes from the coding sequence ATGGCTACAAATCGCCGTGTTTCCCGTGTTGCGGAATTAATTAAACGGGAGGTCAGCCAAATGTTAATCCACGGTATTAAGGATGACCGGGTGGGTGTGGGTATGGTAAGCGTCACTGATGTCGATGTTTCAGGAGATTTACAACACGCCAAAATATTTGTCAGCATTTATGGAACAGAAGAAGCAAAAGCCGAAACTATGGCGGGGTTAAAATCCGCTACCGGTTATGTTCGTAGTGAGTTGGGCGCTAGGGTTAGATTGCGTCGCACTCCAGAAGTGATTTTTGTGGAAGACCATTCCTTAGAAAGGGGAACTAAAGTGTTAAATTTATTAAACCAACTTCAACAAAAACGCGAAGACTCCCACCAAGATTGA
- a CDS encoding DUF4327 family protein, with protein MSVSTVPSINYYSLDVIQYEASQLVRKGIVSRQQPIYTLCQYIPAREWVFVEYELEKCDFLLRDRIGDLIGREQWEND; from the coding sequence ATGAGTGTAAGTACGGTGCCTTCTATCAATTATTACTCTCTAGACGTAATCCAGTACGAAGCAAGCCAACTTGTGCGTAAGGGAATCGTCAGTCGGCAACAGCCGATATACACACTCTGCCAGTACATCCCCGCTCGGGAATGGGTCTTTGTGGAATATGAATTAGAGAAATGTGACTTTTTGTTGCGCGATCGCATTGGGGATTTGATTGGTCGAGAACAATGGGAAAATGACTAA
- a CDS encoding cation diffusion facilitator family transporter, giving the protein MNYNYLREVRKVLIITLLLNLFVMALKVVVGYATGSLSLLADALHSVTDSANNVLGLVANKFSSPLPDREHPYGHHKFEAVGALGIAAFLGIACFEILQGAIEKIIRGGSPVRISGPELWLLLIVLGVNIFVAFYERNVGTRIGSSILVADAKHTMSDVWVTISVLGGLIGIWWFNFQWLDVVLAFPVALLVFWSGWSVLKENLPWLVDQMAIAPEAIHGIATSVPGVINCHDIASRGVIGRQVFIEMHLVVDTPEVETAHQITEEVENKLQERYSPVRIIIHIEPPAYQSENISFGN; this is encoded by the coding sequence ATGAATTACAACTACCTAAGGGAAGTAAGGAAAGTACTAATTATTACCCTTTTACTTAACTTGTTTGTGATGGCATTAAAAGTTGTAGTAGGATATGCTACTGGTTCCTTGAGCTTATTAGCGGACGCTTTACACAGTGTTACAGATAGTGCTAACAACGTGTTAGGACTAGTAGCTAATAAATTTTCTTCTCCCTTACCAGATCGAGAACATCCCTATGGACATCACAAATTTGAAGCAGTGGGGGCGTTAGGAATAGCAGCATTTTTAGGGATAGCTTGTTTTGAAATTCTTCAAGGAGCGATAGAGAAAATTATTCGAGGTGGTTCACCCGTGAGAATATCTGGTCCTGAACTGTGGTTATTACTAATTGTATTGGGCGTAAATATCTTCGTCGCATTTTATGAGCGTAACGTAGGGACAAGAATAGGCAGTTCCATTTTAGTTGCTGATGCTAAACACACCATGAGTGATGTGTGGGTAACCATTTCCGTGTTAGGGGGACTAATAGGGATTTGGTGGTTCAACTTTCAATGGTTGGATGTGGTATTGGCCTTTCCCGTAGCTTTGCTAGTCTTTTGGAGTGGATGGTCCGTTTTAAAAGAAAATTTGCCCTGGTTAGTGGATCAAATGGCGATCGCTCCAGAAGCAATACATGGGATTGCCACTTCCGTACCTGGTGTAATTAACTGCCATGATATTGCTTCTCGTGGGGTAATAGGTAGACAGGTATTCATAGAAATGCATCTAGTAGTAGATACACCGGAAGTAGAAACTGCCCATCAAATCACAGAGGAAGTAGAAAACAAACTACAGGAGAGATATAGTCCTGTGAGGATTATAATTCATATAGAACCACCAGCATACCAATCGGAGAACATTAGCTTTGGTAATTAG
- the guaA gene encoding glutamine-hydrolyzing GMP synthase, with protein MNTAVGLPIDITCQSEENLPDGDRQMIVILDFGSQYSELIARRIRETQVYSEVLSYRITPEEIRKMNPKGIILSGGPRSVYSDYAPQCDPEIWELGIPILGVCYGMQLMVNELGGKVTQADRGEYGKASLLIDEPTHLLTNVENGVIMWMSHGDSVTTMPPGFELLAHTENTSCAAIANHERKLYGVQFHPEVVHSQGGLALIRNFVYHICDCEPSWTTAAFVENAIQEIRAKVSDRRVLLALSGGVDSSTLAFLLHKAIGDQLTCVFIDQGFMRKLEPERLLKLFQEQFHIPVEYVNARDRFINAIAGVTDPEEKRRRIGHEFIRVFEETSKRLGHFDYLAQGTLYPDVIESAGTNVDPKTGERVAVKIKSHHNVGGLPKDLRFKLVEPLRKLFKDEVRKVGRSLGLPEEIVQRQPFPGPGLAIRILGEVTAERLNILRDADLIVRQEINQRNLYNQYWQAFAVLLPIRSVGVMGDQRTYAYPVVLRIVTSEDGMTADWARVPYDVLEAISNRIVNEVKGVNRVVYDITSKPPGTIEWE; from the coding sequence ATGAATACAGCGGTAGGTCTACCAATAGATATAACATGCCAAAGTGAGGAAAATCTCCCAGATGGCGATCGCCAAATGATAGTGATTTTAGACTTTGGTTCCCAATATTCGGAACTGATTGCTCGACGCATAAGGGAGACACAAGTATATTCCGAGGTGCTTTCCTATCGCATCACACCGGAAGAGATAAGGAAAATGAACCCCAAGGGGATAATTTTATCTGGTGGTCCTAGGTCAGTTTATAGCGATTATGCACCTCAATGTGACCCAGAAATATGGGAATTGGGTATTCCCATATTGGGTGTATGTTATGGAATGCAGCTGATGGTGAATGAACTGGGGGGAAAGGTAACCCAAGCTGATCGTGGGGAATATGGTAAAGCATCATTACTTATAGATGAACCCACACACTTGCTTACTAATGTGGAAAATGGTGTGATTATGTGGATGAGTCATGGGGACTCAGTTACAACCATGCCTCCTGGTTTTGAACTGCTAGCACATACAGAAAATACTTCTTGTGCAGCTATTGCGAATCATGAGCGCAAACTGTATGGTGTGCAGTTTCATCCTGAAGTAGTTCATTCCCAGGGAGGACTGGCACTAATTCGCAACTTTGTTTACCATATTTGTGACTGCGAACCCAGTTGGACAACAGCAGCTTTTGTGGAAAATGCTATTCAGGAGATTCGTGCTAAAGTCTCCGATAGAAGAGTGCTGTTAGCGCTCTCTGGAGGCGTGGATTCTTCTACCCTGGCATTTTTGCTCCATAAAGCTATTGGAGATCAATTGACCTGCGTGTTTATTGATCAGGGTTTTATGCGAAAATTAGAGCCAGAAAGATTATTAAAATTGTTCCAGGAGCAATTTCATATTCCCGTAGAGTACGTTAACGCACGCGATCGCTTTATAAATGCTATTGCTGGTGTGACAGATCCGGAAGAAAAACGCCGTCGTATTGGTCACGAGTTTATTAGGGTGTTTGAAGAAACATCCAAAAGATTGGGTCACTTTGACTATTTAGCACAGGGTACACTATATCCAGATGTAATTGAATCTGCTGGCACTAATGTAGATCCTAAAACTGGGGAGAGGGTAGCAGTGAAAATCAAGAGTCATCACAATGTGGGTGGACTACCTAAGGACTTGAGATTTAAACTGGTGGAACCCCTGCGAAAACTATTTAAAGATGAAGTGCGTAAGGTGGGTCGTTCCCTTGGTCTACCAGAGGAGATAGTTCAAAGACAACCTTTTCCTGGACCGGGTTTAGCTATTCGCATTTTGGGGGAGGTGACAGCAGAAAGGTTAAATATTCTACGTGATGCTGATTTAATTGTTCGCCAAGAAATCAACCAAAGGAATTTATATAATCAGTATTGGCAAGCATTTGCTGTTTTACTACCTATTCGTAGTGTGGGGGTTATGGGTGATCAGCGCACCTATGCCTATCCTGTGGTCTTACGAATAGTGACTAGTGAAGATGGCATGACAGCAGATTGGGCACGAGTACCTTATGATGTGCTAGAAGCCATTTCTAATAGAATTGTCAATGAGGTTAAAGGGGTCAATCGAGTGGTCTATGATATTACTTCTAAACCACCGGGCACTATAGAATGGGAATAG
- the cbiD gene encoding cobalt-precorrin-5B (C(1))-methyltransferase CbiD, producing MFRSGYTLPVFACGGAIAALYWLRHCRILNTAGVDLISPDQIVEIPIEQVAGISESGALAITRSDPGDNLDLTKDTPIWTKVEWYDGEGETIVIRGGEGIGKDLQGMAAIYTYAQQLLRKNLEKLLFPGEKILVTVILPEGRSLATRTSNPAFGVVEGLSLLGTSGISQPLSTPEQLEVFRDDLRTKAKEFNSLVFCIGENGLDLGRKLGINPQRMVKTANWIGPLLVEAHLLGVEEILLFGYHGKLMKLAGGIFHTHHHLADGRREIIVAHSAILGLKYEDIQIIFHSPRAEDALQHLRFLDTISGSNWTNQIYFSIAQTIDNRSQEYIKSHSDQSVKTTVCGSVLFDRNREVIIKSQTGCVLMEKLC from the coding sequence ATGTTTCGTTCCGGTTATACCCTACCAGTTTTTGCCTGTGGTGGTGCAATAGCGGCGTTATATTGGTTGCGCCATTGCCGTATATTAAATACAGCGGGTGTTGATCTAATTTCACCGGATCAAATAGTGGAAATTCCCATTGAACAGGTAGCTGGAATTTCCGAGAGTGGTGCTTTAGCTATTACTCGAAGTGATCCGGGGGATAACTTAGATCTAACTAAAGATACACCAATTTGGACAAAAGTAGAATGGTATGATGGAGAGGGGGAAACGATTGTTATCAGGGGTGGAGAAGGGATTGGTAAGGATTTACAGGGGATGGCTGCTATTTATACATACGCCCAGCAATTGTTGCGGAAAAACCTAGAGAAACTACTATTTCCGGGGGAAAAAATCCTAGTGACGGTGATTTTACCCGAGGGGCGCTCCCTAGCTACCAGAACCTCCAACCCTGCTTTTGGAGTGGTGGAAGGACTTTCTTTATTAGGAACAAGCGGTATATCTCAACCATTAAGTACACCAGAACAGCTTGAGGTTTTTCGGGACGATTTAAGGACGAAGGCAAAGGAATTTAATAGCTTAGTTTTTTGTATTGGCGAAAATGGTTTAGACCTGGGGAGAAAATTGGGAATAAATCCGCAACGCATGGTAAAAACTGCTAATTGGATTGGTCCTCTATTAGTTGAGGCCCATCTTTTGGGGGTTGAAGAAATATTATTATTTGGCTATCACGGAAAATTAATGAAACTAGCAGGGGGAATATTTCATACTCATCATCATTTAGCAGATGGAAGGAGAGAAATTATAGTCGCCCATAGTGCTATCCTGGGGTTAAAGTATGAAGATATACAAATAATATTTCATAGTCCCAGGGCGGAGGATGCCCTGCAACATCTGCGCTTTCTGGATACTATAAGTGGTAGTAACTGGACTAACCAAATTTATTTCAGTATTGCCCAAACTATTGACAATCGTTCCCAAGAGTATATAAAAAGCCATAGTGACCAGAGTGTGAAAACAACAGTTTGTGGTTCTGTGCTTTTTGACCGAAATAGAGAAGTTATTATTAAAAGTCAAACAGGTTGTGTGCTAATGGAGAAATTGTGCTAA
- a CDS encoding DUF7734 family protein: protein MSNSIAKCLEEYTSKRSQEVLVVTINIDGEEDKIAVFKGFSSSLMRPTAFDPDVAVLPEGAIIVTIDRIASPYNPESPRYIQQGISWETMAVLLSEVGIFLES, encoded by the coding sequence ATGAGTAATTCCATTGCTAAGTGCTTAGAAGAATACACGAGCAAAAGGTCTCAGGAAGTGCTAGTAGTCACCATCAATATTGATGGGGAGGAGGACAAAATAGCAGTTTTTAAAGGATTTTCCAGCTCCTTGATGCGCCCCACCGCTTTTGACCCTGATGTGGCGGTACTACCGGAAGGTGCCATAATTGTCACCATTGACCGAATAGCTAGTCCTTATAATCCCGAATCACCCCGTTATATTCAACAGGGTATTTCTTGGGAGACCATGGCAGTTTTATTATCAGAGGTGGGTATTTTTCTGGAAAGTTGA
- a CDS encoding DUF3177 family protein: protein MTNLEEVWFRPYVWTDYRLALLFNLIIPIVLTIWAFVQSSDCIQRLLAIYWRVASLAAITVYLMIGGFAVSFISGLIARILIPLSIWFWVDLNDEVEYQSPGPLKLVFTSWRWAITVYGILGVIGTVPFLGCAFSGDSRNSAYCKVWTEAPLMFKDYFHHNSTPAFLGFLGIVGLTIYIIYLTYFVLVKFGKYGRTAVH from the coding sequence ATGACAAACCTGGAAGAAGTTTGGTTTCGCCCTTATGTGTGGACAGATTACAGATTGGCGTTGCTATTTAATTTAATTATCCCCATAGTTTTGACAATTTGGGCATTTGTGCAAAGCTCAGACTGTATACAAAGGTTATTGGCTATTTACTGGCGTGTAGCCAGTCTTGCGGCTATAACTGTATACCTGATGATTGGCGGATTTGCAGTCAGTTTTATATCTGGTCTAATAGCTCGGATCCTCATTCCCCTTTCCATCTGGTTCTGGGTTGATTTGAATGATGAAGTTGAGTATCAGTCCCCAGGACCTTTAAAACTGGTTTTTACCTCTTGGCGTTGGGCAATAACCGTTTATGGAATTTTAGGGGTAATTGGCACCGTGCCCTTTCTGGGCTGTGCTTTTTCAGGTGATTCTAGGAATTCAGCCTACTGTAAGGTTTGGACCGAAGCACCCCTAATGTTTAAGGACTATTTCCATCATAACAGCACACCTGCATTTCTTGGCTTTTTAGGTATTGTTGGCTTAACAATTTACATAATCTATCTTACCTATTTTGTCTTGGTTAAATTTGGCAAGTATGGTAGAACAGCAGTACATTAA
- a CDS encoding Calvin cycle protein CP12: MTNTQETATSIEDKIEEERQQARAVCDISGGNSAACAAAWDAVEELQAAASHQKQEKPKNSLEAYCEANPDADECRINDN, translated from the coding sequence ATGACAAACACTCAAGAAACAGCAACCTCCATAGAAGATAAAATCGAAGAAGAACGCCAACAAGCTCGTGCAGTTTGTGATATTTCCGGTGGCAACTCTGCAGCTTGTGCTGCTGCATGGGATGCGGTAGAAGAACTGCAAGCTGCTGCTTCTCACCAGAAACAAGAAAAACCTAAGAACTCCTTAGAAGCATATTGTGAAGCTAATCCGGATGCAGATGAATGTCGCATTAATGACAATTAG
- a CDS encoding ABC transporter permease, with amino-acid sequence MQIKKRRIPSFLNFAQSNLSGKLMLLGLIITLFFVLLAFMAPVWQNWGWLSDPKELLTNPIHQPPSGKYWFGTSRLGYDVFSRTIFGAQAALQVVILATGLSMVVGVPLGMVSGYLGGKLDKTLLFLMDSIYTLPGLLLSVTLAFVVGRGILNAAIAISIAYIPQYYRVVRNHTVSVKTEVYIEAAQAMGASTWTVLSRYLFLNVIQSVPVLFTLNAADAILVLGGLGFLGLGLPEEVPEWGYDLRQALEALPTGIWWTTLFPGLAMTIMVVGLSLLGEGLNELIHPRMQKRF; translated from the coding sequence ATGCAGATCAAAAAACGAAGAATACCCTCTTTTTTAAACTTTGCTCAATCTAATCTCTCTGGCAAACTCATGCTCCTGGGGTTGATAATTACCCTATTTTTCGTCTTGCTGGCTTTTATGGCACCGGTTTGGCAAAATTGGGGGTGGTTATCTGACCCTAAAGAACTTCTGACCAATCCCATTCATCAACCCCCCTCGGGAAAATATTGGTTTGGCACTAGTCGCTTGGGTTATGATGTTTTCTCCCGTACCATTTTTGGTGCTCAAGCAGCATTACAGGTGGTCATATTAGCTACAGGGTTGAGTATGGTGGTGGGCGTACCCCTGGGAATGGTCAGTGGTTATCTAGGTGGCAAATTAGATAAAACCCTGCTATTTCTCATGGACAGTATCTACACCCTACCCGGACTTCTACTTTCTGTTACCCTGGCATTTGTGGTGGGTAGGGGAATCTTAAATGCGGCGATCGCCATTAGCATAGCCTACATCCCCCAATATTATCGAGTTGTCCGTAATCATACGGTGAGTGTGAAAACGGAAGTATATATCGAAGCTGCCCAAGCCATGGGTGCTTCTACTTGGACTGTGTTATCTCGATATTTATTTTTAAATGTAATTCAGAGTGTTCCTGTGTTATTTACCCTGAATGCAGCAGATGCCATATTAGTTTTGGGTGGTTTGGGCTTTTTGGGTTTGGGACTACCAGAAGAGGTACCAGAGTGGGGATACGATTTACGACAAGCTTTAGAGGCTTTACCCACGGGTATTTGGTGGACTACCCTTTTTCCTGGTTTGGCTATGACTATTATGGTGGTAGGTTTATCACTACTGGGTGAGGGATTAAATGAACTGATCCATCCGCGAATGCAAAAGAGATTCTAA